gacattacttttcaccaattaataataatttgccctttataaaaatattgtatatgtagCATTATtctgaataaataaataaataaataaataaacctcaGGTTTTCTCCTTCTtaccacaattttaaaaaattttaacctaATGGATCATTTAACCATAATAACCATTGCTCATTTCAAGCCTTGTAGATTGTTGGtcctatttttttaaatccaaaaatgAAGTACAAACAAATTTGAAACACGAGCTTccacaaataaacaaacaaaaaaagtatatacTCTCCATTGTCTTGAAGACCAAATCAAGGCATTGGATTATTAGAGAAATCATGGGATTGGAATCAATCATGAACTTGATTGCTGGAAGAAATTGTGGGATTGATTGAAGCGATCAgttcaaaattataatttttgtttatttaatccCATTATAAAAATGGATTCTATTGTAATATATCACCATCTAAGTGAATGAACAAGATGTAGCACTTTTAGCTCTTATGCAATGGATGTGTCAAACCATTTAAAACTTTCATGTCTTATCGCTTCTTTCTCTATCACTTTATCTCAAATTTCTATACTTCAAGACTCTTAGAGGTTGTTTGGTTTAAGTGTTTTTATCATCCAGTACTtagttttcatcactcaataTCCAAATTGTGGGCCCCGCAGCAAGTTGCTTTGTTTGGAGGAGTTTTGATTCAcagttttcatcactcaattctttaattttttcgtGATGaattatggaaactgaaaacacattttaggtgtttttagtttccataaCTCTGTTTTCAATAGAATTTTTGTAATTACACCCACATGCGTGGACCCACTGTCAATGCAACACACGTGAGCGCTGCTTTTGATGCCTCTTCAACTACTTTCTTCTCCacaaacattttcatttttctctcttctttctctggTCTACGCTGCACtgttctttttccttcttcttcttctttatttttttcttttttttccttcttctttcactTTCTCTAGTCTACGCTGcactattctttctttcttctttctcttttttttttttgttcatcatcACAGAACCCATGAACTCTTCACTgcagttctttctttcttcttcttttttttcttcttctttcactggGTTCAGTGagttgggtttttgggttttttttttttgttcttcatcaCAGAACCCATAAAATGGTGCCATCGCTGGAGATCATCGCAGGTCcgatcttttcttttttttttcttccttttcgcCTTTCTCATCTcagacccataaaaaaaataaaaaaaaaatcaacgaTTGGGACAACGAATTGGTTGTTGTGGGTTTGTGAATTTTCTGGATGCTTCAAGGATGCTAATGAATTTTGTGGGTTTGTGCTTGAAACTCAGAACCGAAGTGGTTGTTGTGGGTATTGGgggttgaaggaaaaaaaaaaaaaaaggaatgccTGGGTTGAAGTCTCTGGTTTTGGGAGGAAATGGTGTGAGACGAGTAGGCTAATAAGAATGCTTGACATGTTGCTCAggtatgggtcccacaaaaagtagaaaattttgagtgatggaaagtTGAAAATATGTGCCAAACGGGTGGGATTAGGAAATttgggtattttaagtgatgagtaatGAGTCATGGGTGATGAGTGATGGGTAATGAAAACTGCATGATGagtgaccattttttttaaaccaaacaaGCCGTTAACCATTTAAAACTCCCATGTCTTCTCGCTTTCTTCTGTATCACTTTAGCTTAAATTTCTATACTTCAAGACTCTTAATGTTAACATTTACTACATATTATATTTGaaaacctaatttgccctaATTGTGTGACAAAATAATCTCTTAGATAGTGTTCATTCATTACTCAATGCTGGTCAGTGTCACATTCCAAAATTGTAGCCAATGTTTATATATGTTCTGCTCTTGTACTTAGCTCTCCAccttttgttacttttttaatatataagttCTATTTTGCTTAGCTCAATTAATCCTTACATgtctaatagttgaataagagacttaggattcaatccccgcctataccaaaaaccgattagtatcttagtctaatgataaagagctattattaatttattaagagtgggttataaattgaaattctctctcaaaaaaaaaaaaaaataattcttgtGTCATTCATCCCtatgcaaacacaaaaacaaaaacaaaaacgtaCATGTTAAGTTTTGCAGTTAACATGAATATTTTTCCCAACACTTTCAAATGCCCCAGGATGTTTTATCAGAGCAAATTTTCTCATTGACTTAATAATATTGTCTGGAAACCTCCCTGAATATGTTtcagtttcttcttttttttttttctttttttttttcacacacaaaaagagctccattaacataaaaaaagtggaaaaaagaaaaaggaagcaAGAATTCTTTTCAGGAACCTACCAATGCAATCTAAAATACCTACAATGGAAGTAATCTTTTGGCTGAAAACGGCCTCTAGATCACCAGCACCGACCAACGAAAGTTGCATGATACATGTGTGTGGTAAATATTAAAATCGAATTTAACAAAATATCTCTGTGAAAGACATAAACTAAAGCAGAAAATACTTAGCAGCAAATCAAAGAATAAGGGTCATCACCCTTAACGTGCCATGAAAAGCAGAGTGTTATTATATAGTAAGCAAGAACTCACGTGCAAAGGATCCCAGGTGAcagatttttaacattttaaccCTGAAGCTCCAAAGTCCTAAAGCTAAAGACTGACCAAATATTCctctttatatataaagtttacaCTCATTCAAGTTGAAGTTTTTTGTGCCTTTAGCCTTTGGTCAAAGGTCAAAGAAGCAGAGTGAGGTTAGAAGAACAAACAGAGTGTGGGTCAGCGTGTGAGCCGCACGAGGGGATCTCTCTGCCATCAAGTGTGTGTGACTGTGAGAGAGTATCAGAGTTTCTTTTATAGATTAAAACCCACTTTGCTTTGTTTTAAAATGGGGTTTTCAATTGGCTTAACTCAAGtcgagaaaattttattataaaaaaaaaatggctgaGCCACTTCATCAAAGAGTTTTATTACAATTGTATATATGCATGCCCTTATTTTTAAGGGCTAGTTCACGTGAATAGCCCTTTCCCAAGGTCCAGAGGCTTGAGGATAAAATGAGCTCAATCTCACGTGAGCTCATTTCATGACTATATTagtgttaaaagaaaaaaaaaaaaatgtctgtATGCAGTGTACAAGACAACCAGCTTTTATGAGGCCTACAAGATATGGTTGGAAGACGGTCTCTCTCCCAAATTAGGGAGGCTGATTTCTAGACTCGAATTCAAGACACTTTGTCACGTAACTTTGGTGGAGGGCACTTATCATTGCAACAAGCTCCACCCTCTGGGGCTCTGGGGAAAAAGCCCAAGAagaataaacataaacaaattagACAAAGACACCAAGCTCATTGGTGATCACATCCAACTGTtatcattttgataaatttagcATTGTTGTTGTTAAGAATGATCTTGCATTACTCAATAAATTCTTCATGGACCTGATCTGGAATTCATCACAGAAATATGTCAGATAATCTTATCATACGcctaagttaaattttttttttttttttttagattttctttaGTAGCCAATACAGGAACCATTTCAACTTCAAACATCATAGATTATGCAGAAATACTTGATCCAAGTATATTGGGCAAGATCCAATATCACAAAGCATATACTTTTGAAATCATGAATTTGCTAGAAAAATTGGGTTCGTTTGTTCTTCTTATCAACACAAATATGAACCGAATTTTCCAATCCACCCCCGGCTTTACAACAGGTACGAGAAATATCATTATACTGTTTTATCAACATTGAACACCTCAAGTTCATCACTTTTCACACCATGACCAACACAACCTACCAATAGAAAGGCTGCTGGTCACTATAGACCACTAATCAGACCATtaccacaattttttattttatttttctaaattacaCACTAAACTATTATACATTTCACCAATTGTAATACTGTACATCTGCCCCATGTCATTAGCACCTTTTCAGGCTTGTTTATCTACAACGTAATGGGCAGATTATATACATTgtacaaaaaaatcaacaaaggAACAGAATAAAGACAGGTATGGATAAATGATATTCCAAATAGATCAAACCTAATGTCATGGCTTCTGAGCAGAAAACATGATGAAAGATTGCTGAACTTTGGTTGAGTAGTTTGTAAGACCGCATGATGTGCACACGTCCTTGATCTCTTCCTCTGTCAAGTAGTTATAGGTCGGCCGAGACCTCTGCACATAAGTGGAGTCATGCAAAATACTCTTAATAAATCTCAGATCCTATGACCACATGCAAAATTTTGTAGTAGATCCACCCACAGACACCCTAACTGACCCCAGTAGTAGTCTTTGACCATAATACTACTTGTGTTTgcaattataaagaaaaatgaatgtggGATGTTACTTATTATGCAATATACTGTAAAGACTTACTGCTAATGTTATAGGTACACTATCATAAAACTCTATGGGATAAATAATTAAGAACAGCATTAGATTAAGATGGACTTTTAAAAGACAAATAGATCAGACCCCACAGACCTAGTTAAATTTCTTATTAGCTAATGGAGTATCATGGCCAGTTTAGGAATATAGCTATTGCATATCAATTAATTTTAGGGTGTAAAGTGGGGATCCAATTTATTAAATGAAaaggtttataattttttgggtaagttcATTCAATGGCATGAAAAAATTTCAGTCAAGAACCCTTCACATTTATTAGAAAAAACACAATCCAACTCTCGACAAGGATAATAAATTTCACCATTTCAACTGGTCAAATAGGAAGAGTGGTGTGACATTTACAGATTCTCAGTCAAATAGAAAAGTCATGATGCAAATGAGCTCATTccaaaaaagtttaataaattCACCCTGTTGGGATTATATCTATCATTTATCAGACTCAGAAATCATTGAAAAAGTATTACCTCTATCAAAGAGCGTACTATCCAAGGAGTAGATGAATTGTATCGCAGAAAAGTGGTTCCTACAAAGACACCACCACTTCGCAATATGCGAGTGATTTCGGCAATCTGACaaatatatgcattgttattaGTTCAAGAAGCACCTTAAAAATATTGACACTTTTTTCCTGGTATAGTGGGCAGGAATACTGATAAGTACGGTTTTTTCCTGGTATAGACCATGACAAAGTAATCTTTTCTGATAAGGTATCCAGGGTTATCTGAAAAGTCGACTTATCTCAGACAGATGTAGTCATCCCTTCCACACATACTAGGTAATTATGAAAGAAAACCCTAATGGCCACCAAAGTGGTTGTAGTAGGATTCATGAGGAAACGTTTCCTGAGGTTTTGTGCATCCAAGTCAAGGAGCCAGTCAGATCAACCCAGTTCAAGAATAGTGTGGAAACCTCAGTATAGGCTTGGAGTAGAAGAAGGGTTGTGTTATTTTAGATAGTCAGATCCATAATTTGGGTTGTCCAAACCCAATCATTATGgaaaatttttagaagaaaatcagagaaagaaacaaaacttACAGCATTTGAAGGAGATGGCCAGCAATGCAAGGCTGCACCAGCATGAACAGCATCAACTGAACCTGATGAGAAGGGAAGTCTAGAAACATCTGCCCTTACAAGAGCAAGATTACTGCACATTCTCCAATAAAGTGTGAATCAGGATAGCAATGtcttttcttataaaagaaTTACAGAAAACATAATTACTGAATGCAATCTGTCATAGAGACTGTAACTTAATTGCCTACAAAATTTAAGTTTAACTTACGTAGTTAAAAGAGTATCATCACTCTTAATGAAATCATAACATTGGCGAAGCATATTTTCAGAAAAATCAAGTGCAATAACTCTAGAATAGGTCCCAGATTTGGCAAACTTTCTGGAAAACAAACCACTCCCACAGCTAACATCTACCAGAAGACCTCCTTCAGCAGACTTAAAGTACTCTTGAGCCATTTTGAACTGCACTGGATATCAAAGGTAATGTGTTTAATATAGTATCACTGGCCTAATGAATTCATAAACAATCACACAAGGGTAGAACTCATTTCATTAGATGATGATACAATCTAAACGAAAGATTATCTTCCCAAGATCATGAAGAGTCTCCACAAACCAACACAAAACAAACTTGCTTCCACTGCAGGCTCATTCTTTTTAATTCAGAATCAACCCCATGAAGCATTTTACAAATACTGATAATTGATAGATACAACAATTGGggagtgggggggggggggggtggagtTTGAACCCTGGATGTCTCTATTAGAAACACTAGGGAGTTCCAGTTaaactacaaggctcttggcagcATTTTACGAACATTGATGCATTTGAACCGCACTaaaagtcaaggaagacatacctctTCATCAGGCCCAGGGAAGCCACTTCGGTTAAAATTTTGACGCCAGCCTCTTTCATACAAGAATGAAACAAGTGGACTCCTAACAAAGGTGCAAGCACCAAAGGTAAACATACCCAAACTATTAGCTATCTTATGAAAGCTCAAATATAATTTCCAAAGCATTGTCTGATTTTTCAGTTTGTAATATCTTGATCAAAATCCAGGATGAATTTAACCAATATAGGACACCTTTTAATCAACAGAAAACAAGATTTGGAAAAAGTATCTAAAGGAGGGTCTCATGTATCAATCCTGGGTTCATGCGTATCTAAATCtataaaaaagtgtaaaatgaaagcctttgactttttgttgacttcttctaatattgccaCATAAACTTTTGAAAGGCCACATATTTCCACATCattcttctagtatatatttttttaatttggtagttAAAGTTACAAATAGTGCTGAACTATGCTAGTTTAAGCTTTTTGGATAAATCAACCCAATACTaaacaaattctaattaaattaggaATTTTTCTTTCTACAAAATCTCTAATTTAAATTTGTAGTTATTTATTCTTATTACTTAAACATGgatcatatataaatatttgttttcGAACTTTCCCGTGCATTACATAGGTTGACGACTAGTTTATCCGAATATCTGAATTGACAGATTCTATTCATCAATTATACATCTAGAGATGAATATAAGTAccaatttgaaaaacaaaaatatacatGAAGTTCCACGCATGCAATTGTCTAGAGAGAAAAGTAGTTCATACATACCGGAATAGCTCAGTCCCAGTTGGTTTGACTTCAGAGTACTCCCTCAAACCAGCAGTAACCGTGAGATCCAGATAGATGTCTTTGCTGGAGTATGATTTATTGCATCGTTTACACTTGAAGCCAGACCTGTAGATTGCTGGCCTGCAGGTTTCACAGTAATCAAGTCCGACCTCAGGCTAACAATTAAGTCGAATCATAACCAGataaatgaattaaataatatgTACCTGCAAGTATTATTATGTATTGTAACTTACAAGTTGAAACCTGGAGGGCCTTTTCTTATCAGTGGTTCATAACACACAGGGCAAGCAAACAAATCTACTTCTGATTTCTGATTCTGCTGTGTGCCTAAATCCTGAAagcaaatatttttgttaatctCTATACGCTACTGAAAAAGGGAACCAGACatttgataacaaaaaataatgttaaagttcttgcatttttttttttatataaataatttcctCAATTATtatgaagacaaaaaaaaaaacaatctgcattAAGAAGTTTACACATAATAAGGAATGAACTGTGATACTTGTGCACTGCAAAATTAAGTTGCTGTGATCCTCAACCATATGTCAAACTATTAAAGGTCAATTACAAGCATttatgcaacaaaaaaaaaaggtcaatttCAAACAATTACAACCTATATAGAAAATGCTATTCATAAGACTGAGTCAATCCATGCCTCTGTTTCTCAATAAGGCCTTTCTGCTCTACACATTGCTTAACATCTGGATTAGGAATAAGCATCAAGtcaacaatcacaaacatcttTCAGTGACATGAAGAAGAGGGAAGATTGCTCACTCATCAAGCATATTCCCCAATATTTGGCTATTTCTTTCCAGAAATGAATTAAAATACATTAGTTGATGAGTCATGGAAACCAAAATCTTGCATTTTaaatcagcaaaaaaaaaaatatcagcaTTTAGGGAAGAACTAAATCTGTTGGAGAGAGTGGCTCatattttgaataataaagTGACACGGGTCCCAGTTTAATGGTATATTGGGAAATTCAACATACTGGGCCAGGGTTTTTTAACAATGGCAGACAGGAAGTATAAATGTGTTGTAACCCCTAAATTTTCATATAATGAAATGATTAGCCACACCCTCCCATGAATACAGGCACATTGCCGAACCATATAAATCTGTATTGATGTCTCCCTATTTATCACTAAAAATTGTGTAAACAGAAATCTTCAACAAAGTCTCTCCATAAACCCCAAAGACAGCACAATCAACTGGGGATTGCGCCTCATAAAGTGGTGATCACTAATTCAAATCTCGCCTTCCCCCTTATAATTTTTCTaactaaaattttcaagcattatacttaaattttagctttcttccCAGCCTTGGTCTTTCTTGACCCAATACTAATAGGACTGATCTTACAGCAATTACCAAATAGTTACAATAAATTGAGCAcagttttatcattttcttgCACTGCAAGTAATGAAAATTTGTGACTCCTTACAAAACTGCTTCTTAGCATTCAAACATAGTCTTACTTCCAACTTCCAaggccaattaaaaaaaaaacaaacaaacaaaaaaacaaagacttgAACAGTTATGATGCGAGTCAACACAGTGTCCTGTCGTTTTGGGTAAACGACATGTAGGGTCGTTCAAGCGAAAAgtagaaaataatgaaataattgaaggaagagaaagagggagTGAATGGGAATTTACCGGTTCGACGGCAACCGCCGCGGTGGCACGAATGGCGGAGGAGGAGAGGCGGAGAGAGGAAAAGTGGATGCGGGGACGAAATTGGGAATAATGAGAAAAGTTGGGGCATTTCGGGAATGAAGAGTATTGGTGAAGAGGGCGAAGGGATGAGGTGGAGACTATGGCCATCGAGTTCAATGATGAGCTCCGATAAGACACGACACGACACTTCAATCTTGGAGTAGGAGTAGGAGTAGGAGTAGGAGTTGGTACTTCTTTGTCTTGGTCttgttgttttatgtttttcttttgttgatgaTGCTCTACTAGAGTTCTACTAGTAATAGCCAATTCTCGCAGAGCTACGTCGGTGTTGTCTCGTGTTCATAGGACAAGCTAAGTGTGCAAACGTACTCCTCATATTATCACCGgaccccacacacacacacacacacacacacacacacataaaagcTAGCCTTTAACTTAAATCttatttaaactaaaagtttattataaaaaatttataaacttaaatcTCACCCAACAACTTCTGttttctatctaaaaaaaataaacaacccacgttatgagttttgattaagagatcaaatttaacaataattatgtttttgtttttttttctcccacaagttgcatgatttaacaataatttaaaacaaatataaattttattcaaactactcatgcttttgtttttgtttttttcctcaagttgcatctttttaaattaatttttattaaactataaAGCTTTTGACTAATGgataagatttaacaataatttaatttagataaaactttattatctaagttttagaaatttaaattctactccaactaaatgtctattatcaaaattttcaaaatttataagtCATGGCTTTTCGATGCAATCCTCCTTAACCAACAAGTCATCCCTATAGAGAATCCCAATACACCCCATGttgttgtacttttttttttttttttcaaaatgcaaCTTACTCTTATgttttaatctaataaatttaTCTTACTTATTGTTCTTTACTTCTAAATTTGCGTGCACGATATTATGCCAAAGGAAGTTTATTAtaagggataattacactttgcccacctgtggtttgcctcTAGTTTGATGTGTCTAccattggtttaaattttgacactttacccacctgtggttccCACCATGTAGTCTCTGTTACCCACATTTGTTAAAAAAGGGGTAAATAAGTCTTTTTACAcccattttatgtctctcttctcccaaaacaagaaaaaaaaaaaagatcaaaatatGGTATTAGTTtctcacaattcacaaacatgaagaacatacacaAACGTGAAGAACATAAACCCAGAAAactaatacaaattaaattaaacaatacCATCAAAGTACAAACCACAGAACATAtacctaaaaaaatcaaactcaaatcaacctccacaaatatatatttgcCTTGTTGTCTCTCTTTCACCGTAATGGTTACTAAtttgttcaaagaaaaaaaaaatcaatggtcACTCACACCTATTCTTCTACAACAATCTCtctccaaaccccaaacccagcCATGGCCAACTAGTGACCACTCACAGTACATCTCCGCCGCTCCAACACCACCTCAGATGGTGGTTCTCAAGCTTTTCTGTACTTCAACATGATCTTCCCCTTCCACAAACTCATCAACAACCCCATCACCTAGGTCTGAGAGAGGAGAAAAATGATTATGAACCACCCATGGATACCGACCAAGGATCAGCGACACCACTGTCAGACTCGGAGCCTCAATCGTCGCCGTCGTCGAGCTACCCACCATAACACCGGTGGACCCAGAGTCACGATAGCCTCGGCCATAAGTAACCTCGGCATCGAAGACTGAGCCCAACGAGAAACCCACCTTAATGAAGACGAGAACCACCGCGTCAGAGTTACTACAAGCCGCCATTACTACAAGCCGCCAAGGCTTTTCCGGCCACTGGATGTCCAAGAACTCTCGACGAGATGGGTGCGAGAAGCTCCAAATCTTGATCGGAACTGGATATCGGCGACGCACCTACCGTCATAGCCTCGGGCATCGCCAATGTCTCCGTTGACTCCATCGTTGGCTTTGAGCTCTCTCTCACCACACTTACACTCTGACTTACATTCACGCCCAACCCAATAGGAAGATCTCAGAGAGATATTTCAGGTATGAAAAATTTTTGATCTTGTTCTGGGTTTGAAAAATTTTTGATCATGTGTTctgggtttgaaattttttttatttgagtcaTGTTCTAAAAGATGCccattttgatcttgtttttttttttttttttttaaattcttgttGATGCTGTATTTGAAAGTTGGTGGTGTGTATTAATGTAGGAACTATCTAGAATTGCTCCCTCAAATCCCATTTTTCACGGTGAtttgtgtgtttggatttgAGTTTTTGGCTGGGTTTAGATCTTGTTGTTGTCGACATTGGGTATGTTGTGGTGGATCTGTTGGGTTTGTGTGTTTAAACACGTAGACatcaattgaaaaaagaaaaagcatatTCATTGAGTGAATCAATCAAATCAAACTCCACACAAAATTTGGGAGTGAGTATGTTTTGATCCGTTTGGGATTTGGTTTTTTACATATTTAGTGTTAGAGTAACGGCTAAGGGAGAGGTGGGTTACGGCAGAGTAATGGTGGGAACCacaagtgggtaaagtgtcaaagtTTAAATCACGGGTAGGCAcatcaaattagaggcaaactACAGGTGGccaaagtgtaattatcccttattataaagaagcaaaataaTGGACACACATTTAAGTTATTTGTTCTCTTATgtaagttattatttatttttttattcttgatttttgaaatttttgtgtatgtttcgacttttggttttggttattgtattttttttttagagagtttcaacttatggtgtccgctcctgatgataactctttatcattaaaccaagacaccaatcagtttttggtgttggtgaggattgaaccccagatctcttatacaactatcagagtctttaccagttgagttaactagaacccacttgtaattgtatttaatttgtgagtttgttgatttttttttttttccaattagaCTATCACTAGGGAAAAAATTGGTATTGAGGAactatttgtttattattatttgtgctAGCTAAGGTGTAGATTAAACTTAACTCAAATAGGAATGATCAAACTCATTCCATATctcatattaagaaattaacacaaagcataaagagaaatttaaaatataaaaatagataaacactGATAAAATCTAAACTCTAAACAATCAAAacttaaagtatttttttatattaaaattattcacttattttataatttattattactatttatttaataatttaattttaattattttaaaaattttgagctTACAAATGAATCTTTATTGAGCTGTGCATCATACAAGAATAataccaatatatataataaaataaaaaataaggattaaaataaaacatttagaGCTCTCACAAAATAGCactaaactaaaattaaaactaaaacatTTCATGTGAATCGTAacatggttactgtagcaaCAATGTAAAGTTACACACATTTAGATTGACTGATGTAGAGGACTTGAATTATGAAtatctttattgaaaatactaGAAAATGTCAATTGAACTATAAGGCTTTTGACAAACTATGTAATTAAGCTACGAgactatttgatcaatttgggTATATTTCAT
This genomic stretch from Castanea sativa cultivar Marrone di Chiusa Pesio chromosome 1, ASM4071231v1 harbors:
- the LOC142639418 gene encoding putative methyltransferase At2g41040, chloroplastic; this translates as MAIVSTSSLRPLHQYSSFPKCPNFSHYSQFRPRIHFSSLRLSSSAIRATAAVAVEPDLGTQQNQKSEVDLFACPVCYEPLIRKGPPGFNLPAIYRSGFKCKRCNKSYSSKDIYLDLTVTAGLREYSEVKPTGTELFRSPLVSFLYERGWRQNFNRSGFPGPDEEFKMAQEYFKSAEGGLLVDVSCGSGLFSRKFAKSGTYSRVIALDFSENMLRQCYDFIKSDDTLLTTNLALVRADVSRLPFSSGSVDAVHAGAALHCWPSPSNAIAEITRILRSGGVFVGTTFLRYNSSTPWIVRSLIERSRPTYNYLTEEEIKDVCTSCGLTNYSTKVQQSFIMFSAQKP